One window of the Rosa rugosa chromosome 3, drRosRugo1.1, whole genome shotgun sequence genome contains the following:
- the LOC133739207 gene encoding bifunctional dihydroflavonol 4-reductase/flavanone 4-reductase produces the protein MGSESESVCVTGASGFVGSWLVMRLLERGYTVRATVRDPANSKKVKHLLDLPKAATHLTLWKADLAEEGSFDEAIKGCTGVFHVATPMDFESKDPENEVIKPTINGVLDIMKACLKAKTVRRLVFTASAGSVNVEETQKPVYNESNWSDVEFCRRVKMTGWMYFVSKTLAEQEAWKFAKENNIDFITIIPTLVIGPFLMPAMPPSLITGLSPLTGNESHYSIIKQGQFIHLDDLCQSHIYLYEHPKAEGRYICSSHDATIHEIAKLLREKYPEYNVPTTFKGIEENLPKVHFSSKKLLETGFEFKYSLEDMFVGAVDACKAKGLLPPPTERVEKQEVDESSVVRVKVTG, from the exons ATGGGATCGGAATCCGAGTCCGTTTGCGTGACAGGCGCCTCCGGTTTCGTAGGTTCATGGCTCGTCATGAGACTCCTAGAGCGCGGCTACACTGTCCGAGCCACCGTGCGAGACCCTG CTAATTCGAAGAAGGTGAAGCATCTGCTGGACTTACCAAAGGCGGCGACTCACTTGACGCTGTGGAAGGCAGACTTGGCGGAGGAGGGAAGCTTCGACGAAGCCATCAAGGGATGCACCGGAGTGTTCCATGTCGCCACTCCTATGGATTTTGAGTCCAAGGACCCTGAG AACGAAGTGATCAAACCTACTATAAATGGGGTGCTAGACATCATGAAAGCATGTCTAAAAGCAAAGACTGTAAGAAGGCTAGTGTTTACAGCTTCGGCTGGATCTGTCAATGTTGAAGAGACCCAAAAGCCGGTCTACAACGAAAGCAACTGGAGTGATGTCGAATTTTGCCGGAGAGTGAAGATGACTGGTTGG ATGTATTTTGTATCCAAAACTCTAGCTGAGCAAGAGGCATGGAAGTTTGCCAAAGAAAATAACATTGATTTCATCACCATTATCCCAACTCTCGTAATCGGTCCATTTCTCATGCCTGCCATGCCGCCGAGCCTCATTACTGGACTTTCGCCACTCACTG GAAATGAAAGTCATTATTCGATCATAAAGCAAGGCCAATTCATTCATCTAGACGACCTCTGCCAATCTCATATATACTTGTATGAGCATCCGAAAGCAGAGGGCCGCTACATTTGTTCATCGCACGATGCTACGATTCATGAAATTGCGAAATTGCTGAGGGAAAAGTACCCCGAGTACAATGTTCCTACAAC GTTCAAGGGCATTGAGGAGAACTTGCCAAAGGTCCATTTTTCTTCAAAGAAATTATTGGAAACAGGGTTCGAGTTCAAATACAGCTTGGAGGACATGTTTGTAGGAGCTGTTGATGCTTGTAAAGCAAAGGGTTTGCTTCCTCCTCCTACTGAAAGAGTTGAAAAGCAGGAGGTTGATGAGAGCAGTGTCGTCCGTGTCAAAGTCACAGGCTAA